The following DNA comes from Paraburkholderia phytofirmans PsJN.
GCCGGCGCCGGTAATGCCACGGCGAACAGTTTTGTGCTCCGTCCCCCGGCGGGCACTTTTTTTAACTGACCAAACTTAAAGTATCGGAGCGAATCATGAAGCGCACTCTTATTGCCGCAGCCGTTCTCGTTGCCGCATCCGGCAGCGCGTTTGCCGCACCGCAAAAGGCCTATCTGTTCAATGCGACGCTGGTCGGCGAAGCGGTCGGCATTGAAGGTCTGGTCGGCCTGTATGGTTGCGTCCACGTGTCCAGCACGGCCGGCGCGGTCGTCAACAACAACCAGTCGGTCAACGTCAACGCGACGCTCAACCCGCAATCGCAGAGCTATACGACCGGCCGCGTGACGACTACTTACAACAACAATAGCTCGTCGATCAAGGGCGGCGGGTCGGTGTTCGCCGTGGCGTCGCAAAGCCACTCGACTTCTTCGTCGAGCGCGCAGGGCTATCAGGCATCGGGCGGCTATGTGTACGGCAGCCACAGCAGCTCTGTCGCGGGCGGCGGCTATCAGACCAGCCAGCAGGCAGCGGCGATCACGGGTGGCTTCACGCACACCAGCCAGAATTCCGGCGGCCACATCGCAGCCGGCGGTTCGATCGGCGGCAACTACAGCTATTCGGGCATCAACACGCCGTTCGGCGGCGGCGGGTCGTTCCATGCAGCGGGCGGACTGCAGGCCGGCTACCGGGAATCGAGCTACTCCAACTCGTCGGGCGTAGCCGGCGGCTTCGAGGCATCGGAAGCATCCGGACAGGGCAAGGTGTGGGGCTACAAGGCCAGCGAAGGTTCGGGCTTCGCGGCGGTCGGCGAACAGTCGTCCGGGTACACGAGGAGCCGGACCTCGTCCAGCGACGCTTATGCCGCCGCATTCGGCGTCGACGCGAGCCTCACCACGACCGACGTGACAACCCGTGGCTCGGTGACGCAGCACATCAACACGCAAGCGGCCGGCACGCTGAACGCCACCACCGGCGCCAACGCGGCCAACGGTGTCTCGGGCAACCTGGGCATCAACATCGCGGAAGGTATCAGCAACGCCCAGAGCAATGACGTGTCGCTCGCCTCGGTCGACATCGGCAACGTGTTCGGCAATGCGCAGATCTTCAGCACGCAAGCGTCGAGCGGCAACGCCCGGATCAACAACTTCAATCTGAATGCGTCGATCGGGGACGGCTCGCTGTCGGGTGTGACCGGCAACGTCGGGGTGAACGTCGCCTCGGGTATCGGCAACGTGCAGAACAACAGCCTCGCCGGCGCCGTGACGACGACCAAGCCGGGCAACGCGCTGACCACGGCGATGGTCGCCACGGACGACAACTCGCAAACCGCCGGCATGACGGTGACGGGTCAATTCCAGGGCACCGCGATGCTGGGTTCCAACGCGCTCGCCAACGCATCCGGCAACATCGGCGTGAATATCGCCGGCGGCGCGGGCAACCTGCAGCACAACGGCCTTGCGATCGCTGCGCTGAACAGCGGCCACTAAGCCGGCGACAGGCACAAGAAAGAAGCCAGCAAGCAGTTGGGGGAGGACGCGCTGGCAGCCATCGCAGCGGCCGGCGCGTATAGAAGGGGGAGACCAGCATGTTGGGGTTCCGGTGGTACCCGGCACTACGGTTCGCCGTAGCGCTGGCCAGCTGCACGCTGTGCGTGGGCCAGAGTTACGCGCAGTCGAGCATCGACACGTCCACGCTGGCGGGCGTTCCGTTGAAAAAGACGGTGCGCTCGATGAAGGACATCCGCTACAGCCACATCGTCAATCAGCAGTTCGACTACAGCTGCGGCGCGGCGGCGCTGGCGACGCTCCTCAAATACGGCTATGGCATCGATATTCCGGAAACCGAACTGATTCGCCGGATGATGGTGTTCTCCACGCCCGAAGTCGTTGTCAAGAATGGCTTCTCCATGCTCGACATGAAGAAATTCGTCGAGACCATCGGTTTGCGCGGCCGCGGCTTCCGGGTCAACGCCGACGCGCT
Coding sequences within:
- a CDS encoding C39 family peptidase is translated as MLGFRWYPALRFAVALASCTLCVGQSYAQSSIDTSTLAGVPLKKTVRSMKDIRYSHIVNQQFDYSCGAAALATLLKYGYGIDIPETELIRRMMVFSTPEVVVKNGFSMLDMKKFVETIGLRGRGFRVNADALQHLQIPVMVLMNIDGYEHFVIVKHAQDGRVFIADPALGNRIVLEEDFMRTWNGLVFAVLGKPFREDSPLLQDNESLALKLRASALANGTAATPFVEYGLIKADLF